A window of Castanea sativa cultivar Marrone di Chiusa Pesio chromosome 1, ASM4071231v1 contains these coding sequences:
- the LOC142621901 gene encoding uncharacterized protein LOC142621901, with translation MADRSNVRLVRCPKCENLLQEFPDFSVYRCGGCGTILRAKKKAPGNDGLLLTSDEKKGKGSSEKLESLSEKEDGSLGIASDTERGSDGIEVNRGKESIFGERTVNLIGNSLSKVENKQVLLDNDRNFREEVKGLRVEQGGTEKETRYFDRYMGLSERPVDNWVHGNKHDVKMNRPDFVNLSTRENLAKFRSSAGSSRSRANMEQWGVERDEFGGFYRSSRAVVDQKGYPAFAFPNEGPSNYKPESYYGYGDPIKHGDESDESNRVVHLEQNRAELLRKLEELKDQLSRSCDVEDNPRAPVDRTQPDPYGGQDVYNVSMQPSALDKHGLRPPYFNHTNGTVPFRNHHNMDSLNCYPPRHVMNEFPAYEDPYQPQMTRRPLHQPPGQYLQRPPYEYFPGQYMGFNQDPFASSYQPETFFHQPACSCYHCLNQNWHLPPRVPPTVYNTRRIQKDPINSNFHCHDNLGPQSYNPQVANPYSWNPQMHTRWASDIDSDMDGLGQSGRRRVIAAHGDIRHCNPLAGGAPFITCHNCFELLKFPRKLRKMEKNQQKMRCGACSTIVLFEIVNKKLSVPVPEETKQISTEADEGSKEVLNESNPSSQGCLNAGNINSCSEDLDNPSYIFDLTDNRHCMQSEDPRLNLSESEKRHGLTSSFVSSSSSSSESPGTSIVQGDISHSAVQPLRDDLSPTLPGSPLLDSSYFSDDLAVGKYGQGNNSKRVDQDKAVLSRITSRQNSVKDMSMATEMEVSFNDYLHTSLSQDSVELSKEKDQHKMNKNTESFFIGRIKKSFRSTRRLENERPNVFVNGQPMPDRVVKKAEKSAGPIQPGNYWYDFRAGFWGVMGHPCLGIIPPFIEEFNYPIPTNCSSGNTSVYVNGRELHQKDLDLLASRGLPTARDRFYIIEISGRVVDEDSGKEIDGLGKLAPTVEKAKRGFGMKVPARFI, from the exons ATGGCTGACCGGTCCAACGTTCGGTTAGTTCGTTGCCCCAAGTGTGAAAACCTGCTACAAGAGTTCCCTGACTTCTCTGTTTACCGGTGTGGTGGTTGTGGTACTATTCTTCGAG CTAAGAAGAAAGCTCCTGGGAATGATGGGCTTTTGTTGACATCTGATGAGAAGAAGGGTAAAGGGAGTTCAGAGAAATTGGAGAGTTTGTCAGAGAAAGAGGATGGTAGTTTAGGCATTGCTTCTGATACTGAGAGGGGGAGTGACGGGATTGAAGTGAATAGGGGGAAAGAGAGCATCTTTGGAGAAAGAACTGTTAATTTGATTGGTAATTCTTTGTCAAAAGTAGAGAATAAACAAGTTTTGCTTGATAATGATAGAAATTTTAGGGAAGAGGTTAAGGGCTTAAGGGTTGAACAGGGTGGCACAGAGAAAGAAACTAGATATTTTGATAGATATATGGGACTGTCTGAACGCCCTGTTGACAATTGGGTTCATGGAAACAAGCATGATGTGAAAATGAACAGGCCTGATTTTGTTAATTTGAGTACCAGGGAAAATTTGGCCAAGTTTAGGAGTTCAGCTGGGTCTTCGAGATCAAGGGCAAATATGGAGCAGTGGGGTGTGGAAAGAGATGAGTTTGGGGGATTTTACAGAAGCTCCAGGGCGGTTGTTGATCAAAAGGGATATCCTGCTTTTGCTTTTCCTAATGAGGGACCCTCAAACTATAAGCCAGAATCGTATTATGGCTATGGAGATCCTATAAAGCATGGTGATGAATCGGATGAGTCTAACAGAGTTGTACATCTAGAACAGAATCGAGCTGAACTCCTTAGGAAGTTGGAGGAGTTGAAGGATCAACTTAGCAGATCTTGTGATGTGGAAGATAATCCAAGGGCCCCTGTTGATAGGACTCAGCCTGATCCTTATGGTGGCCAGGATGTTTATAACGTTTCAATGCAGCCTTCTGCCCTGGATAAGCATGGCCTACGGCCACCTTACTTCAATCATACAAATGGAACTGTTCCTTTTAGGAATCACCATAACATGGATTCACTGAATTGCTATCCTCCAAGGCATGTCATGAATGAGTTTCCTGCATATGAGGATCCATATCAGCCACAAATGACAAGGAGGCCTCTCCATCAACCTCCCGGTCAATACTTACAACGACCGCCTTATGAATACTTTCCAGGGCAGTACATGGGATTCAATCAAGATCCCTTTGCATCATCGTATCAACCTGAAACTTTTTTCCACCAGCCTGCATGCTCTTGTTATCATTGCCTCAACCAGAATTGGCACCTTCCTCCACGAGTTCCACCCACCGTGTATAACACTAGAAGGATTCAGAAGGACCCTATCAATTCCAATTTCCACTGCCACGACAATCTTGGGCCACAAAGTTATAATCCTCAAGTTGCCAATCCTTACTCGTGGAATCCGCAGATGCATACAAGATGGGCAAGTGACATTGACTCAGACATGGATGGTCTTGGTCAGAGTGGTCGAAGAAGGGTGATCGCAGCCCATGGGGATATACGGCATTGCAATCCTCTAGCAGGTGGTGCCCCATTCATAACTTGCCATAATTGCTTTGAGTTGTTAAAATTTCCTAGAAAACTTAGAAAGATGGAGAAGAATCAGCAGAAAATGCGATGTGGTGCCTGTTCAACCATAGTGTTGTTTGAGATTGTAAATAAGAAACTAAGTGTGCCTGTTCCTGAAGAAACCAAGCAAATATCTACTGAGGCTGATGAAGGTTCTAAAGAGGTATTAAATGAAAGCAATCCAAGTTCTCAAGGTTGTTTGAATGCTGGCAACATAAACTCCTGCTCTGAAGATTTGGATAATCCTAGTTATATCTTCGATTTGACAGATAATAGGCACTGTATGCAATCAGAAGACCCAAGGTTGAACTTAAGCGAATCTGAGAAAAGACATGGCCTTACTTCgtcttttgtttcttcttcttcttcttcttctgagaGCCCAGGTACATCAATTGTCCAGGGAGATATTTCTCACTCTGCTGTGCAGCCCTTGAGAGATGACTTGTCTCCTACACTTCCAGGTTCACCGTTGCTGGACAGTTCTTATTTTTCTGATGACCTTGCAGTGGGCAAATATGGGCAGGGAAACAATAGCAAACGTGTGGACCAAGACAAGGCAGTCCTTAGTAGGATCACTTCTCGACAAAATTCTGTTAAAGATATGTCAATGGCAACCGAGATGGAGGTGTCATTCAATGATTATCTTCATACAAGTTTATCTCAAGACTCTGTGGAGCTAAGTAAGGAAAAAGATCAACATAAGATGAACAAGAATACTGAATCATTCTTCATTGGTCGCATCAAGAAGAGCTTTAGGTCCACTCGAAGGCTGGAAAATGAAAGACCTAATGTTTTCGTTAATGGGCAACCAATGCCAGACCGTGTTGTTAAAAAGGCTGAAAAGTCAGCTGGGCCAATTCAGCCAGGAAATTATTG GTATGATTTTCGAGCTGGATTCTGGGGTGTGATGGGCCACCCTTGCCTTGGCATAATACCT CCATTTATTGAAGAATTCAACTATCCCATTCCAACAAATTGTTCTAGTGGAAACACAAGTGTCTATGTTAATGGGAGAGAGCTTCATCAGAAAGATCTGGACTTGCTTGCCAGCAGAGGACTACCAACTGCAAGAGATAGATTTTATATTATTGAGATTTCTGGGAGAGTTGTAGATGAGGACTCTGGCAAAGAAATAGATGGCTTGGGCAAACTTGCTCCAAC TGTCGAGAAGGCAAAACGTGGATTCGGCATGAAAGTCCCGGCAAGGTTTATatga